A segment of the Paraburkholderia fungorum genome:
GTTGCAGGAAAATCTTGCCGCCCTCGGCATGGACCGCGCTCGTGACGAGCTTCCAGCCTTCAACCTGTTCCTGCGACCAGATGCCCGGCGTTTCTGCGTAACCCACGCCTTGAGGCGTGACTGACGTTGCTTCGCTGAGGATCAGGCCGGCGGTAGCGCGTTCGGCGTAGTACTTCGCCATCAGCGCGTTCGGCACGCGGATTTCTTCAGCGCGTTGACGCGTAAGCGGAGCCATGATGATGCGGTTCGACAACGTGATGTCGCCAATTTGCAGCGGATCGAAAAGAGTCGGCATAAGTATTCACCTTTGGCGGCGGGCGCGAGTCCCGAGCCTGAATAAACTGCTTGATGAAAAATCAGGAAAAAAGCGCGGCGATGCCAATGACGTGTTCAGAGCCGGGCGTTCATATGATCGAGAAACGCCTGGATGACAGCCTCATTGCGCTTGAAAAAGACCCACTGACCGACCCGCTTCGACGTGACCAGCCCAGCACGCTGCAATGCCGCGAGGTGGGCCGACACAGTGGACTGCGACAGACCGCAGCGCGCGTCGATCTTGCCCGCGCATACGCCATGGTCGAGCGGCAGCTCCTGATCGGCGAAATGCGCGTACGGCTCGCGTAGCCAGCCGAGAATCTCCCGGCGGACCGGGTTGGCCAGCGCTTTGTGAATCGCGTCGATATCGGGCGTCATTGAGTTCGTTTCAGTATTCGGCAACGGGCAGGTGCGGCGCGAATGGGCGTCGACACATCTGCATCGCTACAAGACGAATCATATATCGGATTTTTGCGATATGCGAGAAGGCACTACTGGCGATGGGGCGATAGGGATGGCGGCGAATCTTTCTGTTTCCTTGCGACACAACTCGCCGCCTGCCTTTTATAAAACAACACCAACCTACAGCAACGATTTCCCCTGAGCGAGAATCTTGTCGCAGACCTGTTTCGTGAGCTGCTCTTTCAAACCGCCGCCGCTCAGGTCGACCTGCTTACCGCTGCCGCTGTTCAGAATGCCCTTGGCGCCGTCGGTGTATCCACTATCGGTCGACGAAGAGCCGCCCAATTTGCTCATCAGCCCGTCTTTTACCGACGAAGCACTCGGATCGAGATAATTGTTCTTGACGCAGAACTGCAGCACGCCGGCAACGTTGCCCGTACTGCTCGACGTGAGCGACTGCAACGACGATCCGCCGGTTAAGCCGCTGAGACTGCCAAGTCCGCCAGCAGCACCGCTGTTGCCGTTCTGATTGAGGAGATTGCCGAGCTGCGCGTGCGCGGCGGGAAGATAGAGCAGGGCGCCGATCAGAAATCCGCTGGCCCAGGTGCGACGCTTGCTTGAAGTCATCGAAGAACCCTCTTCAAGGATTGAAGACAGTCTTCACTATAGTGCGTTTCGCAGACGGCGCGGTTTTGATTCGGGCGCTTACGCGTGCGCCGATCACGCAGAAAGCGCCTCATCCAAAGCAACCGCGAGCATCATCGCATCGGCGTTGGTCGGAGGCGGATCGGCCTTGGTCGGACGATAAATCGGCTCGCCTCTCGCAATCGGCTGGCCGGTCAGCACGCAGGTTCCCGCACGCTTGGCCGCCGCGAGCCGCCAGACCTGTTCGCCATATTTGCAACCTTGCGGATCACTCCACGAGACCGTTGCAGTGCGCGGGCTGATCCGGTCGAGCAGTACGACCGAGACGGCCTCGTTTCGCGGCGACACGCGGGTCGACACATGCGAACTCACAATCTGCCTGACATGCGCTGCGAACTGATGCGCGCATCCTACGTCGAGCTGACCGACCGTTTTCTGCCATGCCGTGTTGCTGATGTTGCATTGATCCACCGTCATGCCCCTTTGAAGATGTGCTGGATTCAGGTCAGCCGGATGCTGGGTTGCACGAGGCCATTGATCCGTTCGGCGGTCCACAGCAGCGTCGCCTTGCGAAAACCGTGCAGTGCCTGTTGATGTTGCCGGTAAAGCATCGCGTGACTCAACTGCGCAAAGCGGCCTTTGATAAAGCCGCCTCGAAAGAAGCCGAACTGACCGAGTGTCCCGAAAGCGTTGTAGTCGCTAAGGGAAACCAGCGCGCCGAAATCGTGGAATGCGAAGTCGGGTAACGAGCCTGTTTCGAGCCAGTCTGGCAAGTGCTTCGCGAGAAATTGCGCCTGCTGCGTAGCGACTTGCGCAGTGGGCGCGAGTGCGCGCTCGTTACCGGCGAGTGTCAATGTCGAACAGTCGCCGAGAGCGAAAATGCGGTCGTCGTCTAGTGCCTGCAGCGTTGGCCGCACGCTGATCTGATTCGCGCGATTGACCGCGATTCCATCGAGCTTTCCCAGAAATTCGGGGGCTTTGACGCCAGCAGCCCACACCATCAGATCGGCGGCCTGCATGGTGCCGTCACCGAGTTGCAGTCCGTCGGATTCTGCTGCGGTCACACGCGTTCCGGTTTGCACGTTGAAGCCAATATGACGCAACTGTGCCTCGCTCGACTCCGACACCGCAGGCGGAAATGCCGCGAGTATGCGAGGCGCGCTTTCATAGAGCGTGAGTTTCAGACGCGAGCGAATGCCCGCGTCGCCATAACTCGCGGCGACTTCGAGCAAACGACTCAACTCCGCCGCGAGTTCGACCCCTGTCGCTCCCGCGCCGACAATCGACACGCGCAACGGGCTTTTCGCCACGACGCTCTGGAATATGCGTATACGCAGGGCTTCGTTGAAGACTTCGGCCTGCGCCTGGCTATCGATGAAATGGCAATGCTCGAGCACGCCAGGTGTGCCGAAATCGTTGGCGCGGCTGCCTAGCGCGAGAATCAGTACGTCGTATTCGACCGTACGCGAGCCGATCACCACTTCACCCGAAGGCGCTCTGAGTTCGGCCAGCTTCACCACGCGCGCGCCACGGTCCAGACCTTCCATTTCCCCCGGCTGATAGTCGAATCCGTGATCGCGCGCGTGGGCCAGATAGATGACCTGCTGTTGCTGCACATCGCGCGTGCCGGCCGCGATGGTGTGCAGCATCGGCTTCCAGATATGGGTGGCGCTTTTGTCGATCAGCGTGACGTGCGCGCGGCCGCCGCGCCCGAGTGTGTCGCCGAGCCGCGTCGCGAGCAGAAGTCCCGCAATGCCGCCGCCGACGATAACGATCCGGGTCGGGTTGGTTGCTTGCATCGCTACGGTCATAAGCAATTAATTCTACGAGTGATGAATTAATGCGATACTACGGACTCGAACAGTTCATGTCAAATGGGTGATCGCTGTTACGCACGCAAGCCGAGCGGTTAAAATTTCGGACTTTCCCTGAACACTGCTTTGCGCCGCCGATGAAACAACCGAGAGACACTGCCGTGCCTGCCACGACGACCGCGATGCCGCGTCGCACGCGTGGCCGTCCCGCTTGCACCGATGCGGGTGGCGCCGATGCGTTACTGCGCAATGCGCGCATTGCGTTCGCGAGAAACGGCTATGAGGCGACCAGCGTGCGGGAGATCGCCAAGGCTTCAGGGGTGGACCCGGCGCTTGTCGCGCATCATTTCGGGTCGAAAGAATCGTTGTGGATGGCGGTGGTCGACCGGATCGCCGACGAAGCCGCGCCGATGATCGCGAAGACCGGCACCTTGCGGGAAAGGAGCGAATTGGGGCCGAGAGCGCGTATCGAAGAAGCAGTGTCGATCCTGATCGACCAGGTGTTTCTGACGCCCGACGTAGGCATGTTTTTCTCGACTGCCGCGACGGAAAGCGGGGAGCGGCTGGATGCTCTGACCGAGCGGCTAGTGCGGCCTTTTCATGACGCGCTGGTGCCACTGCTTGCCGACGCGATCGATGCCGGTGAGGTGCCTCAGCAGGACCCTCAGGTCATGTTCATGCTGCTCGTCAACGGGATCAGCAAGACGGTGGCTTATGGTCATGTGTTGAGTCCATTTTCCGCGCTGCCCAGGCGGCCGAAAGCGTTTAAACAGGCTGTATTGACGAGTGCGCTTGCGATGTTGAGGTGAGGCGGCGCGTGCGCTGCCATGTCTTTAAAAAAACTGCGGTCGATGAAAAACTGGCCACAGGTTAGCGAAAACGAATCGCGCGAGAGAGCATCGGCTTTCGCGCGCATCATGTTTTGGCCGCTATTCTTTATCTATTACTCTGGCTTCGACAGCATCGTTGCAAGAAGACGCCGCAATTCAGAGCGCTCACAATCGATCGAAGCTTCCGCCCCGAGAATGGATGGATTCCTGAACATTGTGGGACCGGCTTGTTCTTCGTAGGCGAGGTAGTGTTGTTTGCCGGTTGTGACAACGCGCAGCAGGTCGCCAAGCCGCTCCGCACCGCGACGGCTGGCGAATTTGACAAACAGCCTCGTCGATGACTTGACAATAGTCCCCCGTCCTCCAAAAAAAGCTCATGCGTATCCGGTGATATGAACTATAAAGTTTAAACGGGTACGCATCGCCCGACGACAACCGGAGGATAAGGATGGAGTGGTTTTATCGCCAGGCCCGAGTCGAAAGCATGAGCGTCTGCGTTCCCGGGCAATACGCCAGGTCATTCCGTGAAGCATTGGCTGAAAGCGCAGCCGGTCGCTTTGCGCGAAGTCGCAGCAAAACCATCCATGTCGCGCATCTTATTGGCCCAGGTTGACGTGGGCGCCAATCCAATTTGTTAACTGTTAAACATTTCAATCTCAACCCGAATGTCTGGAGAAAAGAATGCTCTTTAATGGTGGGTTCACATTTCCGAATTTTCTGGCCGACGTTTTTTCGGTATTCATGTTTATTTTGTGGTTCTGGTTGCTGATCACGGTGTCGGGCGACCTGTTCCGCCGCAGTGACGTATCGGGTATAGCCAAGGTCATCTGGATCATCGTGCTGATCGTGTTGCCGTACATCGGCATATTCGCGTATCTGTTGACACAAGGTCGTGGTATGGCGGAGCGCGACGAAGCGCGAATGAAACAGGCGCGCGACAATCTGCGCCAGGTTGTCGGCTTCAGTGCCGCCGACGAGTTGGAAAAGCTCGACCGCCTGAAGGCAGCGGGATCGATTTCGGACGAAGAATACAAGCGTCTGAGAGCACGGGTCATGCAATAGTCAGGGGCCGCTGCGAGGCGGCTGGCAGCAGCACGTCGAATCTGCCAGACCGCCGACATCAACCGGCTGGGTAAGTCGTCGGTATCATGGTCGCCTCGTCTTTGTCCTTGTGGATTGCTAAGGGGGCAGCAAGGGCGCACGCTTCAAGATGATCGGTCAGGCAGATAGAACGAAGCACCAAGGCCGTAGTTGGAGGAATCCATGTTGACCCGTCTGGCTCATATTTCCGATTTCGCCGCGAGGGGCAGGCGGACATCTACGGTTTTTCGCCACGCTGCGGTAGCGTGCGTTACAGCGCTGATGCTGGCCTCATGCGCGCAGCCATGGCAGCAATTCGAGGCAGGCCAGGACCAGTCGACGATCATCGCGCGAATGGGGCCGCCGCGCGAAACCTATGATCTACCCGATGGCGGCCGGCGACTCATGTGGCCGACCCAGCCGATGGGCACAACCACGGTCGCCGCCGACATCGACGCATCCGGCAAGATTGTGAGCGTGCGTCAGGTGTTGCAGATCAACGAGTTTAATCGCGCGGAAATCGGCAAATGGACGCGTAATGATGTATTGATCAATTTCGGCCGCCCCGTGGACACCGTTTTCTTCCGGCTCTCGCAACGGGAAGTCTGGTCGTATCGTTATGTTGAAAACAACATTACGCCTTTGCTTTTTAATTTTTCTTTCGACACGACCGGCGTATTGCGTGAAACGCAGCGAACGCCTGATCCGTTGCGTGACCCGAGTTTGCGGCGTTTCTGATTTCTCTTTCAATAAGCAAATTTCCGGTATTGCTCCGGTGCATGCGTTGCATTGAGTTGCTCGACGCGCGGCATGTACCGCAGTAAGCGCTTTGCTCGCGTGCTCAATTGCGCGTGAACCTCGGCAGGTACGTCGATATGAACTTCCGGCCTGAAATACCAGCTTCTGCTATAGCCGATCACCACCATTGGGCGCGGAATGTCGGTGCGGTTCGGTGTGCCGCGATGCAGTGCGCGAACGTCGCGGATCATGACGTCGCCCAACTCCATTGGAATTGCGTGCAACGCTATGCGGCCGTCGCGCCATGCATCCATGGCTTCTTCCTGGCGCATGCGGTGCGTGCCTAGCGTCGTTTCGAATGGGCCGTTTTCTAGCGTAACGTCGCACAAAGGAAAATTGACGGCCAACTGGAAAGACGGCGTTTCCGCAATGCTATCGAACAGCGCCGGCGTATCGCGATGAATATCCTGATATGTCGAACCGTTCATTGGCGTGTCGGTGGCAAGCTGGCACATCACGGGATCGTCGCCAGCCACGCGTTCGACAATAGCCAGCACGTCGGCATCGCAAAAGATGCGCTCGTCGGCGAAGACACCACTGAAGGGCAGCGTAATGTAATGCCGGTTCTCGCCGCGCACGGCTGTCGCGCGTGAGGCAATCCGTTCGTCGAGCAGTGGAGTAAATGCCTCACGCCAGCGTTCAAGCGTCTCTTCAGGAAAATGGCCCTTTAATATAACCAGTCCATCGCGCTCGAATGTCGCTGCGTAGTCATCGAGCTGATCGGTCGAGAAGCGTGCCACAGTTGTCTCCTTCGTCTCTTTTCAGATTCATTCGTAGTCGGACCGGCAATATGCTGCTGCCGCGTCAGTAGGGCGGCGAGCCGCTATCGCTGAGCGCGCCTCGACTATCCTGATGCGCTCTTGTTTCCACATAGTACATTTGCAGGGCGTCAGCAGAGCGGCTGCCTAATGAGTTAATTCGCGCGACCCAGTCGGTTTGTACCGGCCACTTCTTTGCAATGAACGGCGGGTATATCTGCCGGGCGAATTGATGGAGTGCCTTCGCGCCGATATTGCCGCTGATTCCAAGAAGCTGATGCAATGTGTTGTGCGTCGCTTCAAGATCGTTGGCATCTACGTTAGTAGCGATTCGCGCCACAAGTACGCGAATCTGTTCAATGCCGTTCAGGAAAGGTTCATCCAGTAGCTCGAGCGTCGCAAGTTCTTCCAGGTGTTTTTCGTCGAGCAGGTTTTCCAGGGGAGCAGTTTCCGCGACAGAAGCTGGGCTGCTAACCGGTGTAATAGATGCTTGCAAGCGTTCTGCGTTCGCCGGTTTGCCGGGTTCGGATTGCTGCGCAAATTGCCGCGCCACGCACGCGTAAAGCGAGTCGCCGTGCACGGGTTTTATCATCACTTCGTTCATGCCGATCGCGAGACATGCCTGCATCGATTCATTATCTGACTGGCTGGTCAATGCAATGATTGGTATGGCGGCATACGCGTCGGCGCGGGCGCGAATTGCGGCGGTCGTCTCCGCGCCACTCATGCCAGGCATGTTCATGTCCATCACGATTGCGTCGACAATCTCTTTCGCCTGGAGGCGGTCCAGCACGGCTTGCCCATGTCCGGCCTCGATGACGGTCGCGCCGCAGCGCTCCAGACAGGCTTTGGCCACCAACCGGCTATAGGTGTCGTCGTCGGCGACAAGGATCGATTTGCCCGCGAGTCCATCGGATCTCTGGCTTTGATGGCGCTCCTCGCCGTTTTCAAGAAGCGTCTGTAAAGACGTGATCAACTCCAGCACGCCGGACGATTTGCTGACCATGTCATCCATGCCGGCTCTGCGCGCATGTACGCGCGCGGCATTGCCGGGCTCGGCGGTATAGGCCACGATCAACACGTCCCAATTCGGATAGCGGCGATTCGCGCGAATCTTCTCCGCCGTCGCGTAGCCATCCAGTCCGGGCATATTGATGTCCATCAGCACGAGGTCGTAAGTTGTGGGCTGCTGCAGCAGAATCAACGCCTTTGCACCGCTTTCCGCCGATTCCGCGCGCGCGCCGACCCGGGACAACGCGTGACAGGTTCTGGTCCGGTGACTGGCTTCGTCGTCCACTACCAGCACGCGCTTGTCTTTGAAAAACGGCGTGGCGCGGTCGAGAATCCTGTGTTCGTGGCCGGCCACTTCTTCTTCGGAGACGGCGGGAAATTGCAGCGTGAACTCTGTGAACTTGCCGACTTCCGACCGGCAAACGATGCTTCCGCCGACCGCCTGCATGGCTCGCTGACAATAGGCGAGTCCGAGCCCGGTGCCCGCCGAATTGCCCGCGGTTCGGAACGGCTCGAACAGGTACGGCAGAATTTCGGGCTTCACGCCCGTGCCGGTGTCCATCACGATTACCGTTTGCCGGTCGACCTTGAGCGTAAGAGTGGCCAGCGGCAGTGTCGCGATGTGATGCAGCGCATTCTTGATCAGATTGAATAGCGTGAACAGATAAACCGTTTCGTCGACTTTGAAAATGAAATCTTCCTGCACGACCAGTTTGACTTTGCCGCGCTCCTTTTCATTATCGAAGCCATATTCTTCCAATGCCTTACGTGTGGTGTCGGCCGCGCTCAGATAGGTCAGGTGATCGGAGCGGATCGATTTGTCGCCCACTTCGTCGAGTGTCATCGCAATGATGCGCAGACCGCGCTCGATCGACAATTGTCCATGCGCGACATGCTGATAAAGCTCGGCGGATCTGGCGGCCGATAAGGCGGTCAACTGGTTTGAATGGGTAGTGGCGGGGAGTGCCTCTTCTACCTGATCGAGAACATGCCTCAATTGACTTAGCGGATTGCGCATTTCATGAGCGATCGATCCGGCGAGTGCCTGTAATGCACGGTTCTTTTCGACAAAAATGCGTCCTTTGCTGATTGCATGACTGAAAGCCATGCTGCACAGCACGACAACCGGCAGTAACGCGAGATTGGATTGCGTGGCCGCGTCGAGAACGATCGGCGCCGGAGAAGTCGCCACCGCCGCCACTGCACCGGAGAACATTCCAATGCCAATACACGCCATGAGTAGAAGCGGGTTGTCGATACACAATGCCATGATGAAGATCATCATGACTTCGGTCATCATCCACATGGTGGAGAAATCGTTTCTGATCGCCAGAAACGTGCAGACAAACGGCAATACGTAGATCAGGCAGCAATGCCAGTAAATCAGCAGATAGTGATTAAAGCGCTTCGGCCAATGCGACTGAAAAATCAATGGCACGCAAACAGCCGCTGCACTCAATCTGAGTAGCAGGTTGTCATAAGGTTGAGGCAGAACATACGTCCAGATGACGTAATAGATGGGGTGGCACAGGAGGCCCAGTGCACCTCCCCATCGAATTGCAAACCGGCTTCTTTCCAGCATGTCCCGCATGCTTTCGCGCGGTACGACCATCAGGCCTCCGTGGTTGCTCAATTGAGAATCAGGACCCCATCAATTCATGCTCGCCGCTGTGCTGGGTACCCAGAATGATTGGCGACCCATTTTTTCCGTGAAACGGGCCGACCGCAAAACCGTACTTCTTCAGAAGGCTATGCGTATAGGAGACCGACCAGACGGGCGGACTGCCAATGATGAAGTCGGAAGCAATGCCTTCCTGCCAGGCTGAATAGCCTTCGGCGAAACACGTGTAGCAGTCGCGGGTGGTCGGCAGTCGAAACGGAAATTTCGTGTCGAGGCCGGCCGGACCACGGGCGAAGCACTCAATATATAGCGTATGTTCGCGCGACGCGAGTTCGGCGTCGACGCTTGCCGCGCGGGGGTGCGAATCGTCGATCCAGAACTGTGCCCGTTTGAGGTCGGCGGCGGTGAGGTAAGGCACGCTCGTACTGCTGGTGAGGATCGCGCCGTCGAATTGCGGCAAGGGCGTGTCGGGGCTGAAAGTATGAATCGACACCTTCGACTTGCCGAGCAGATCCGACGCGAGAAGCTCCTGCGCCTGATCCCTGAGCAGGTTCACCTTGTCCGGCAAATCGATCAGCACCAGTTCCTTCGGCGCATCTTTATAGAGCACGTACCTGGCCACCGTGGTGCCGAGCCGCCCGGCCGCACCGAAAAGCGCGAGCTTCGTATTGCCGAATTCGAGACCGACTTCGTTGCTGCAATGAACGGCCCAATCTTTCAGCATTGCCGCCGTGGCCGCGTGACCCGTGGTGATGTGAGGCGGTTTGACCGGACGCGGCAGTGCGCCGTAATTGCACGCATAGGGCGTGGACGCACCCATCGCCACCATGTTCAGACCCGCCAGTCTCGCAAGTTCGAGTGCCGGAAAAAATTGCGTCTCTCGAAACCGCTTGATCCCGCGCGGACTGCCGAGCCACATTTCGAGTGGAACCGGACACGCAATATTGGCGCCGATAACCTGCGTCCCCTGGTAGATAGGCGAAGCAATAAAGGGCTTCGTGTTCCAGAGTTCTTCTTCGAATAGCGCGTCTCTTGGTTTGACGTTGTGAAATGAAAATGAAAGCGTCTCCCAGTCGGTGGCGTGAAACATGAAGCCGATGCCGCCTTGTCCTTGCGGAAGGTTGTCGCGAATCTCTTCAGGGCGGATGACGTGTTTGAGTGCCAAAGGAGCACTATTTCGATGCAGTTGAAGACCGTGTTGATCATTGGAATCGGTCAATACTTCTCTGTGGAAAGAAGTTCTCATTTGTTTTTTCCCATAGGTTGAATTAACGCTGAAATCAGCGCAGAGGCGTCCGTCAAAACTGACAGATCCCTCTTCGAATGCTACCCCCAAGGTAATTCAACAGATCGGGAGGTTCTGACTCGGCGTACTCCATTTCGCGGCGTCGGCGAGAGCGCGCAAACGCTTGCGGTAGCACGCATTTGGGGCTTTCGGCCGGTTTTTATTGTCGAACGGACGCAAGCGCGTGGCGGTGCGTTTTGCAACAGTGCGGATCGTTTGAATGAGAAAAGTGGCGCCGCCGTTACCCGGCGAATCGGGGCATCGCGGATGTTTGAAACAACTGGGGGAGTGGAGAGGGAGAAGAAGGCCGGAGAGGCCGTCTTTCAATGCGTACGTGGGAGAGATCGGTACTTATTACAAATCGGCTGTGTTGGCCGAGAGAAAATACAGGACGCAATACGCGACGCTTATTTTATGCGTGGCGCGTAAAAGCAGTAGGGGATATCGCAAAGCAATAAGCCGTAAGGGAAGGCCGAAAAGTTAGCCTTCTCCCGGCAGACGAACAGGTGGCGCACCCGAAACCAGAACCCCAATACGGGGATTCAGCTTCGATCGCAAGCGCGCCACCTCAGAACCTCAATGACTATTGCGAACCCGGCCACGTCTGACCGGCCGGCGACGATTCCCCGATACCTGGGAAATCGACATAAGCCGCTGTGCAATCCACGGCCGTCGCCATGCTGAGCGAGCGGGACGCCACGCCATTCAACGTCACGTTATTCGCCGTCGATGCAAAAATCGGCAGGTTGACGTTGGTTAGCGTGAGGTTCGCATCGGACGTGCTCACGGCCACCGTGTCGGGCGAATCGGCCAGTACGTTCGTGAGCGTCATGCCGAGCGGAATCTGCGCATGAGCAATGCCGCCGGTATTGGCCTGGAAGCCCTGAAGCTGAACCGTCGTGGTGCCGGTGATATGCACGTTCGACACCGAGATGTCGTGGAAGTCCGGATACAGCGGCGAGGTCGGATTCGACAGCGCTTTGGTGCTGTAGTACGGCGTGAACACGAGAGCGTTGTCGCTATTGCGGATACAGATGTTGTTGTAGTCGACGTTGGTCACCGTGCCGCCCCGCGCCCAGTCCGACTTGATACGCAGCGCCGATTCCGCGCCGTCGAACGAGTTGTCGTAGACCTGGATGTTGGTGACGCCCGCATTGGTCTCGCTGCCCACCGAGATACCGTGCCCCGCGTAGATGTGATTGTGCGCGATCACAAAACCGTACTTGCGGTCGGTCGCGACATCGCGATTGCCATCGACGCCGAACAACCCCGAACCCGCCGGACTCGGATTGCTGGAGCCCTTGATCGCAACGTCGTCGTCGCCGGTGCTGATGTAGTTGTACGCGAACACCGTGTTCTTCAGATAGCCGTCGAACGAAATCTTGCCGGCGCTCGAGGTCTTGCCGTTACCGGTCGTCAGTGCCTGAACAGCGGTTTTCGATGCGGAGCCCGGATCGAACGCATCCGTATTCTTGGCGGTTTCGACGCTCGGCAGCATGCCGAGATAGTTAGGATTGCCATTGCCTGCAGGGTTCGCCGATGCCGACAGCGACGGCGTTTGCACCTTCACGCCCCACACGGTCAGACCGTCCACGCCGCTCGGCACGACATGGAAATTCGCGCTGTTATTGAGCGTGATGCCGTACAAGGTCAGGTTCTTCGCATAGCTGAAGACCATCATGCGGAAGTTCGACTGCGAGCCGACGCCGGTCGTGCCGTTCTCGATCATGTTGCCGAGCCACGCCAGATCCCACCACGTCATATGACGCGACGAGCCCGCCGTATCGACGAACGTGCCGCCGTTATCGCACGAGGTTCCCGTGGTCGCCTGTTTGCCGGTCGCGTACGCGGCGTACGTGTTCGTGCAGGTCAGATCGACTCGCATCAGCGGATAGAGCGGATTCGAGCTGACGATCTCGGAGGCCGCACGGCTGTCGATACTGCCGCCGCCGACAATCGCGGAGTTCACGAGGTAGTTGCCGCCGATCAGCGGCAGGCAGTTGCCCGAGCTTCCCGCCTTGGTCGAACTGACGGCGGTGTTCGCGCAATACGGGCCAGCGGCGTTGGGCGCGTATGCCATCACGTCGCGCGTGGCATACACGGTGACACCGGTGTCGATCCACAGCGTGACGCCGGACGGCAGCGTCAGCGGACCGGTGATGAACGCGTTGCCCGGACCGCTGCTCGACACGCTGAGGCGCACGGCGAACTTGCTCGCGCGGTACTTCGGCTGCGCCAGTTGCTGCGCCGACGCGCCCGCGATATTCACGTTCGGAAGCGCCGCAGCGGTTTGCGAGGCGGCGGCCGCTGCGTCCGCTGCGGCGATGGTTGCGCCGACCTCGGCATCCACGGCTGCGCCGCACGCGTCGAGCGCGGCCTGAATACGTTGCTGGTCCGGATTCAGGATTGCCGAGGTCGTGCCG
Coding sequences within it:
- a CDS encoding glycoside hydrolase family 28 protein, with the translated sequence MSIRTTAVLCVLASLAACGSDDSPPPSASTPTPIAAAPFKVGVTTSDAALPPAPQLPTDAQVCSTVEASNSYVRQPSGALGPEADNGTTSAILNPDQQRIQAALDACGAAVDAEVGATIAAADAAAAASQTAAALPNVNIAGASAQQLAQPKYRASKFAVRLSVSSSGPGNAFITGPLTLPSGVTLWIDTGVTVYATRDVMAYAPNAAGPYCANTAVSSTKAGSSGNCLPLIGGNYLVNSAIVGGGSIDSRAASEIVSSNPLYPLMRVDLTCTNTYAAYATGKQATTGTSCDNGGTFVDTAGSSRHMTWWDLAWLGNMIENGTTGVGSQSNFRMMVFSYAKNLTLYGITLNNSANFHVVPSGVDGLTVWGVKVQTPSLSASANPAGNGNPNYLGMLPSVETAKNTDAFDPGSASKTAVQALTTGNGKTSSAGKISFDGYLKNTVFAYNYISTGDDDVAIKGSSNPSPAGSGLFGVDGNRDVATDRKYGFVIAHNHIYAGHGISVGSETNAGVTNIQVYDNSFDGAESALRIKSDWARGGTVTNVDYNNICIRNSDNALVFTPYYSTKALSNPTSPLYPDFHDISVSNVHITGTTTVQLQGFQANTGGIAHAQIPLGMTLTNVLADSPDTVAVSTSDANLTLTNVNLPIFASTANNVTLNGVASRSLSMATAVDCTAAYVDFPGIGESSPAGQTWPGSQ